A portion of the Collinsella aerofaciens genome contains these proteins:
- the tilS gene encoding tRNA lysidine(34) synthetase TilS → MPTVSQHYGHHAAPRTDKNVLATRQTAAPVVLMVSGGADSTALLLMACTSKLDIQDGRGIASIARERLHVLHVNHHLRGEASDGDETFVRDLCVQYGLPLCVEHAYFDDESGNIEAAAREVRYAAARRYVRELCAESGAPRTAARICTAHTSSDRAETFLMNAIKGSGPAGLSSIPRRRNIVVRPLLDLTHDELVSYLQVHGQPWREDESNEDVSYLRNYVRHRVMPVVAQRNTNVCKTIGAACEILGDEDAFLSQLSAQSFRSCLRKEAAGALVLDARRLAAAEVVIARRIVRLAIKRIDPDARPEMRHVERVLSCVAAGSGSVTLPAGIDARVEFGMLAFKAPVAREGLVADWVTVPGRLPLGGGRMLVTEPMAVEPGCDIVRRARELAAAGEATALVDAAALGFADSDSERILAGSRGEIPAEARLARLWVDSPVPGDVMCPLGMNGRSKKVSDLLNEARIPVSDRSGVPVVRTAPGGAVVWVAGVRADERFKCTAATRVAYLLRVVDAD, encoded by the coding sequence ATGCCAACGGTATCTCAGCACTATGGACATCATGCCGCGCCGAGGACGGATAAGAACGTTCTGGCAACGCGGCAGACCGCTGCCCCCGTAGTGCTCATGGTATCAGGCGGTGCGGACTCGACGGCGCTGCTCCTTATGGCTTGCACATCAAAGCTGGATATCCAGGACGGGCGCGGCATCGCTTCCATTGCACGCGAGCGTTTGCACGTGCTGCATGTGAACCATCATCTGCGCGGGGAGGCATCCGATGGCGACGAGACCTTTGTACGTGATTTGTGCGTGCAATACGGCTTGCCGCTGTGCGTTGAGCATGCCTATTTTGATGACGAATCGGGCAATATCGAGGCCGCGGCCCGCGAGGTGCGCTATGCCGCGGCACGGAGATATGTTCGCGAACTTTGTGCCGAATCGGGCGCACCGCGGACGGCGGCTCGTATCTGTACCGCGCATACCTCGTCGGACCGCGCGGAAACATTTTTGATGAATGCCATTAAAGGGTCGGGTCCCGCGGGTCTATCAAGCATTCCACGACGTCGGAACATTGTGGTGCGCCCCTTGCTCGACCTCACGCATGATGAGCTCGTGAGCTATCTGCAGGTGCACGGTCAGCCATGGCGGGAAGATGAAAGCAACGAGGACGTTTCGTACCTGCGTAACTATGTGCGCCATCGGGTGATGCCGGTGGTGGCGCAGCGCAACACGAACGTCTGTAAGACGATTGGCGCCGCTTGCGAAATTCTGGGCGACGAAGACGCCTTTCTTTCCCAGCTTTCGGCACAGTCGTTTCGAAGTTGCCTGCGCAAGGAAGCGGCGGGCGCACTGGTGCTCGATGCGCGCCGTCTTGCCGCCGCTGAGGTTGTGATTGCACGGCGTATCGTGCGGTTGGCGATTAAGCGCATCGATCCCGACGCGCGACCGGAGATGCGGCACGTGGAGCGCGTGCTCTCCTGTGTCGCTGCGGGCTCGGGCTCGGTAACGCTTCCTGCGGGAATTGATGCCCGTGTGGAGTTTGGCATGCTGGCGTTCAAGGCGCCGGTGGCTCGCGAGGGCCTGGTCGCGGACTGGGTTACCGTACCCGGTCGCTTGCCGTTGGGCGGGGGACGTATGCTGGTCACAGAACCGATGGCCGTTGAGCCGGGATGCGATATCGTGCGCCGCGCCCGTGAGCTTGCGGCTGCCGGGGAAGCGACAGCTTTGGTAGACGCGGCTGCCCTGGGTTTTGCCGACAGCGATAGCGAGCGGATCCTGGCGGGCTCGCGTGGGGAGATTCCCGCCGAGGCGCGATTGGCGCGCCTGTGGGTGGATAGCCCTGTGCCGGGAGACGTGATGTGCCCGTTGGGGATGAACGGTCGAAGCAAGAAAGTGTCAGACCTGTTGAACGAGGCGCGTATTCCTGTTTCAGACCGCTCTGGCGTACCCGTGGTAAGAACGGCTCCGGGAGGTGCCGTAGTATGGGTCGCGGGCGTTCGCGCGGACGAACGTTTTAAGTGCACGGCGGCGACGCGCGTGGCCTATCTGCTTCGCGTGGTTGATGCGGATTAG
- a CDS encoding MBL fold metallo-hydrolase, with protein MSRLHLHILGSGSKGNCALVEGPQGLIMIDNGLSRRETLKRMAELGLSADDVAALVITHEHGDHIKGLDVWCKHWHGPLFASRDTLSCKENLAHLPVEEFDPGDTLPIVGIQVQTYSTSHDVINPVGYRFNALDDSIGFATDTGELSSKAIGILKDCRVLALESNHDVTMLREGPYPRFLQERILSTKGHLSNNQAADAARELVTDRTEQLIAMHISQDNNRPSLTVKSYANALDASLDDELGSSATCLQGPRKLSIRPASQYQPTTIQ; from the coding sequence ATGTCTCGCCTGCACCTTCATATCCTCGGCAGCGGCTCAAAAGGCAACTGCGCACTCGTCGAGGGGCCTCAGGGGCTCATCATGATCGATAACGGCCTGTCCCGCCGCGAGACACTTAAACGCATGGCGGAGCTTGGCCTCTCGGCAGACGACGTCGCCGCTCTTGTAATCACTCATGAGCATGGAGACCATATCAAGGGGCTCGATGTATGGTGCAAGCACTGGCATGGCCCCCTCTTTGCCAGTAGGGACACCCTTTCATGCAAAGAAAACCTCGCACACCTGCCCGTGGAGGAATTTGACCCCGGTGACACGCTCCCCATTGTCGGCATCCAGGTACAAACCTACTCAACATCGCACGATGTCATCAATCCTGTCGGCTATCGATTCAATGCTCTCGATGATTCCATTGGGTTTGCCACCGACACCGGAGAGTTGTCGAGCAAGGCCATAGGCATCCTCAAAGACTGTCGAGTTCTCGCGCTCGAAAGCAACCACGATGTAACTATGTTGCGCGAAGGACCGTACCCACGCTTTCTTCAGGAGCGCATCCTGTCCACAAAGGGGCATCTCTCCAACAACCAGGCCGCCGATGCCGCGCGCGAACTTGTTACCGATCGCACCGAACAGCTCATCGCCATGCATATCAGCCAGGACAATAATCGTCCAAGCCTTACCGTCAAAAGCTATGCCAACGCGCTTGATGCGAGTCTCGATGATGAACTCGGCAGCTCAGCCACCTGTCTTCAAGGGCCACGGAAGCTCTCGATACGCCCTGCAAGTCAGTATCAACCGACAACTATTCAATAG
- a CDS encoding Hsp20/alpha crystallin family protein produces MASMVPYRSVFGVRPSASSLFDLFDDMTDLANSSIASKAFPVDVEDKGDGYEVKAYLTGVAKDDIDVELNEGRLSISVNVEESAENEGKNFLQKEFGSYSATRGVYLKDASSEGLSAKYADGILTVTVPKIVEKKNVTKISID; encoded by the coding sequence ATGGCAAGCATGGTTCCTTATCGTTCGGTTTTTGGCGTCCGTCCTTCTGCAAGTTCGCTGTTCGATTTGTTTGATGACATGACCGACCTGGCGAATAGCTCGATTGCCTCCAAGGCGTTCCCCGTTGACGTCGAGGACAAGGGCGATGGCTACGAGGTCAAGGCGTATCTGACCGGTGTCGCCAAGGATGACATCGACGTCGAGCTCAATGAGGGTCGCCTGTCGATCAGTGTGAACGTCGAGGAGAGCGCCGAAAACGAGGGCAAGAACTTCCTCCAGAAGGAGTTCGGCTCGTACAGCGCGACGCGCGGCGTGTATCTGAAGGACGCTTCGAGCGAGGGCCTTTCGGCTAAGTATGCTGACGGCATCCTGACCGTTACGGTTCCTAAGATTGTCGAGAAGAAGAACGTCACGAAGATTTCTATCGACTAA
- a CDS encoding phospho-sugar mutase — protein sequence MADVHELLDTWIANVKDEELLAELNTMKEQGDEDAITDAFFQDLAFGTAGLRGTIGAGTNRMNIYTVGRATQGFADYLNATFEHPTVAIARDSRNKGELFVKTTAAILAANGVTALVYPKISPVPTLSWAVRDLKCSGGICMTASHNPAPYNGYKAYGPDGCQITSEAADAISKAIAETDTFTGVKSMDFDEALEQGLVKWIDDSCLERYYDAVLARGVTNLSAEEIAGAPLKLVYTPLNGTGLIPVTTVLERAGITDVTVVPEQKEPNGDFPTCPYPNPEIRQAMQKGIDLCEQVHPDLLLATDPDADRVGVAVKNGDDYLLLTGNEMGVLLLDYICKTRAARGEDLTKKVAVTTIVSSAMVDALADEYGFELRRCLTGFKYIGDIITSLSDAGEVDRFVFGFEESYGYLAGDHVRDKDAVSTSLLICQMAQYYKLQGKNLADAMHELYEKYGYYHNKTISLSYPGAEGAAKMAGIMAGLRENPPAELAGSKIEAVVDYNTCVNGLPKANVIEFDLEGGNKGIVRPSGTEPKIKLYIFAKGADAAEADAALDAIEESGRKLLA from the coding sequence ATGGCAGATGTTCATGAGCTGCTTGATACTTGGATTGCCAATGTCAAGGACGAGGAGCTCCTCGCTGAGCTCAACACGATGAAGGAGCAGGGTGATGAGGACGCCATCACCGACGCTTTCTTCCAGGATCTCGCCTTCGGTACTGCCGGCCTTCGCGGCACTATCGGTGCGGGCACTAACCGTATGAATATCTATACGGTCGGTCGTGCGACCCAGGGATTCGCTGACTACCTCAATGCGACCTTTGAGCATCCGACGGTCGCCATCGCTCGCGATAGCCGCAATAAAGGTGAGCTGTTCGTCAAGACGACGGCTGCCATTCTTGCAGCAAACGGCGTGACTGCCCTCGTGTATCCCAAGATTTCTCCTGTGCCGACGCTCTCCTGGGCCGTCCGCGACCTTAAGTGCTCCGGTGGCATTTGCATGACCGCTAGTCATAATCCGGCTCCTTATAACGGCTATAAGGCCTATGGCCCCGACGGCTGCCAGATCACCAGCGAGGCCGCCGATGCAATTTCTAAGGCTATCGCCGAGACCGATACGTTCACCGGCGTGAAGTCCATGGACTTCGATGAGGCTCTTGAGCAGGGTCTGGTCAAATGGATCGATGACTCGTGCCTCGAGCGCTATTACGACGCCGTTCTCGCCCGCGGCGTGACTAACCTTTCTGCCGAGGAGATCGCTGGCGCTCCGCTTAAGCTCGTCTACACTCCGCTCAACGGCACCGGCCTCATTCCCGTCACGACGGTTCTCGAGCGCGCTGGCATCACCGATGTCACGGTTGTTCCCGAGCAGAAGGAGCCTAACGGCGATTTCCCGACCTGCCCGTATCCTAACCCCGAGATCCGTCAGGCCATGCAGAAGGGTATCGATCTCTGTGAGCAGGTTCACCCTGATTTGCTGCTTGCAACCGATCCCGACGCCGACCGTGTTGGCGTTGCCGTTAAGAATGGCGATGACTATCTGCTGCTGACTGGCAATGAGATGGGCGTTCTGCTGCTCGACTATATCTGCAAGACCCGTGCTGCCCGCGGTGAGGACCTTACTAAGAAGGTTGCCGTTACTACTATCGTTTCTTCCGCCATGGTTGACGCTCTGGCCGACGAGTACGGTTTTGAGCTCCGCCGCTGCCTGACGGGCTTCAAGTACATCGGCGACATCATTACTTCTCTTTCCGATGCTGGCGAGGTCGATCGCTTTGTCTTCGGTTTCGAGGAGAGCTACGGCTATCTGGCTGGCGACCACGTGCGCGACAAGGACGCTGTGAGCACTTCGCTGCTGATTTGCCAGATGGCTCAGTATTACAAGCTGCAGGGTAAGAACCTCGCCGACGCGATGCACGAGCTGTACGAGAAGTATGGCTACTACCACAATAAGACGATTTCGCTGAGCTATCCGGGTGCTGAGGGTGCGGCAAAGATGGCCGGCATCATGGCCGGTCTGCGCGAGAACCCGCCTGCGGAGCTTGCTGGGTCCAAGATTGAGGCCGTCGTGGATTACAACACCTGCGTGAACGGCCTGCCGAAGGCTAATGTCATTGAGTTCGATCTCGAGGGTGGCAACAAGGGTATCGTCCGTCCTTCTGGCACCGAGCCCAAGATTAAGCTGTACATCTTCGCTAAGGGCGCGGATGCCGCCGAGGCTGATGCAGCACTTGACGCGATCGAGGAGTCCGGTCGCAAGCTCTTGGCCTAA